A genomic region of Janthinobacterium lividum contains the following coding sequences:
- a CDS encoding prepilin-type N-terminal cleavage/methylation domain-containing protein — MSVLHARRQSGFSLIEIAIVLVIVGLMIGGLVTPLTVQLEQRKVAETQLALNEAKEALTGYALRYGHLPCPAASAMSGLEDRRGTRCTGEKRAGFLPWATLGLRQGDSWNHLFRYSVTPAFSDSGQLFNLTTPRDISIITRNGGALLQATALNDIPAMIMSHGKNGFGATGVQGQRQAVPFGNNVDERNNASNATTFISRAASGPQQPGGEFDDLVAWVSPNILFNRMVAAQRLPR, encoded by the coding sequence ATGAGCGTCCTCCATGCGCGCCGCCAAAGCGGCTTTTCCCTGATCGAGATCGCCATCGTGCTCGTCATCGTCGGCCTGATGATAGGCGGCCTGGTCACGCCATTGACGGTGCAGCTGGAGCAGCGCAAGGTGGCCGAGACGCAACTGGCACTGAATGAGGCGAAGGAAGCGCTGACGGGCTACGCGCTGCGCTACGGCCACCTGCCGTGCCCCGCCGCCTCCGCCATGAGTGGCCTGGAAGACCGGCGCGGCACGCGCTGCACGGGCGAAAAACGCGCCGGGTTCCTGCCATGGGCCACCCTGGGGCTGCGCCAGGGCGACAGCTGGAACCATCTGTTCCGCTACAGCGTGACGCCGGCCTTCAGCGACAGCGGCCAGCTTTTCAACCTGACCACACCGCGCGACATCAGCATCATCACGCGCAATGGCGGCGCCCTGCTGCAGGCGACGGCCTTGAACGACATCCCCGCCATGATCATGTCGCATGGCAAGAACGGTTTTGGCGCCACGGGCGTGCAGGGTCAGCGCCAGGCTGTGCCTTTCGGCAACAATGTCGACGAGCGCAACAATGCATCGAACGCCACCACCTTCATCAGCCGCGCCGCCAGCGGCCCGCAGCAGCCGGGCGGCGAGTTCGACGATCTCGTCGCCTGGGTGTCGCCGAACATCCTGTTCAACCGCATGGTGGCAGCGCAAAGGCTGCCCCGCTGA